One Methylomarinovum tepidoasis DNA window includes the following coding sequences:
- the glyA gene encoding serine hydroxymethyltransferase, producing MFSKGMEIAGYDDELWSAIRGEMQRQEDHVELIASENYASPRVLQAQGTVLTNKYAEGYPGRRYYGGCEYVDVAERLAIERAKELFGADYANVQPHSGSQANQAVFLALLRPGDTILGMSLAHGGHLTHGAKVNFSGKLFQAVQYGIRPDTGEIDYDQVARLAREHKPKLIVAGFSAYSRIVDWQKFRAIADEVGAFLMVDMAHVAGLVAAGLYPNPVPVADVVTTTTHKTLRGPRGGLILAKGNPELEKKLNSTVFPGIQGGPLMHVIAAKAVAFKEALEPEFRTYQQQVVDNARAMAQVFMERGYDIVSGGTDNHLFLVNLVARGVTGKQAEAALGEAYITVNKNAVPNDPQSPFVTSGIRVGTPAATTRGFGLQECRDLAGWMCDVLDNVDDADTIARVRDQVVQLCRRFPVYGR from the coding sequence ATGTTCAGCAAAGGTATGGAAATCGCCGGTTACGACGACGAGCTGTGGAGCGCGATCCGCGGCGAGATGCAGCGCCAGGAAGATCACGTGGAGCTGATCGCCTCGGAAAATTACGCCAGCCCCCGGGTGCTCCAGGCCCAGGGCACGGTGCTCACCAACAAGTATGCCGAGGGCTATCCGGGACGGCGCTATTACGGTGGCTGCGAGTACGTGGACGTGGCCGAGCGGCTGGCCATCGAGCGTGCCAAGGAATTGTTCGGAGCCGATTATGCCAACGTCCAGCCCCACTCCGGCTCCCAGGCCAACCAGGCCGTCTTCTTGGCCCTGCTTCGCCCCGGCGACACCATTCTGGGGATGAGCCTGGCCCACGGCGGCCATCTGACCCACGGCGCCAAGGTCAATTTCTCCGGCAAGCTGTTCCAGGCGGTGCAGTACGGTATCCGTCCCGACACCGGCGAGATCGACTACGACCAGGTGGCCCGGTTGGCCCGTGAGCACAAGCCGAAGCTGATCGTCGCCGGTTTCTCCGCCTATTCGCGCATCGTCGACTGGCAGAAGTTCCGTGCCATCGCTGACGAGGTCGGCGCCTTCCTGATGGTGGACATGGCCCACGTGGCGGGGTTGGTGGCCGCCGGCCTCTATCCCAACCCGGTGCCGGTGGCGGATGTGGTCACCACCACCACCCACAAGACCCTGCGCGGCCCCCGCGGCGGCCTGATCCTCGCCAAGGGCAATCCGGAGCTGGAAAAGAAACTCAATTCCACCGTCTTTCCCGGTATCCAGGGCGGGCCGCTGATGCACGTGATCGCCGCCAAGGCGGTGGCCTTCAAGGAAGCGCTGGAGCCGGAATTCAGGACCTATCAGCAGCAGGTGGTGGACAACGCCCGCGCCATGGCCCAGGTGTTCATGGAGCGCGGTTACGACATCGTCTCCGGCGGCACCGACAACCACCTGTTCCTGGTCAACCTGGTAGCCAGGGGAGTCACCGGCAAGCAGGCCGAGGCCGCCCTGGGAGAGGCTTACATTACCGTCAACAAGAACGCGGTGCCCAACGACCCCCAGTCTCCCTTCGTCACCAGCGGCATCCGCGTCGGCACCCCGGCGGCCACCACCCGTGGATTCGGCCTGCAGGAGTGCCGCGATCTGGCTGGCTGGATGTGCGACGTGCTCGACAACGTGGACGATGCCGACACCATCGCCCGGGTGCGCGACCAGGTGGTGCAACTGTGTCGGCGGTTTCCGGTCTATGGCAGGTGA
- the ettA gene encoding energy-dependent translational throttle protein EttA, whose product MAQYIYTMHRVSKTVPPNRTILKDISLSFFPGAKIGVLGLNGAGKSTLLRIMAGVDTEYDGEARPMPGIRIGYLPQEPQLDPDKTVREVVEEGVADTVALLKRFEEVSNAFAEPDADFDKLLAEQAELQTKIDALDAWNLERKLEVAANALRLPDWDAKIAPLSGGEKRRVALCRLLLSNPDMLLLDEPTNHLDAESVAWLERFLAEFPGTVVAVTHDRYFLDNVAGWILELDRGHGIPWEGNYSSWLEQKEKRLEMEEKRENARIKAMKQELEWVRSNPKGRHAKSKARLARFEELASQEFQKRNETQEIYIPPGPRLGDLVVEAEGLRKAYGDRLLFDGLSFNLPPGGIVGVIGPNGAGKTTLFRLIVGQEQPDEGTLRIGETVQLAYVDQSRDALDPEKTVWEEISDGLDLIEVGNYKTPSRAYVGRFNFKGSDQQKRIKELSGGERNRVHLAKLLKSGGNLLLLDEPTNDLDVETLRALEEALLAFPGCAMVISHDRWFLDRIATHILAFEGDSQVVWFEGNYADYEADRKRRLGDDADRPHRIKYKRLVA is encoded by the coding sequence ATGGCCCAGTACATCTACACCATGCACCGGGTGAGCAAGACCGTGCCGCCCAACCGCACCATCCTCAAGGACATCTCCCTGTCCTTCTTCCCCGGCGCCAAGATCGGCGTCCTCGGCCTCAACGGCGCCGGCAAATCCACCCTGTTGCGCATCATGGCCGGGGTGGACACCGAATACGACGGCGAAGCCCGCCCCATGCCCGGCATCCGGATCGGCTACCTGCCCCAGGAACCCCAGCTCGACCCCGACAAGACCGTGCGCGAGGTGGTCGAGGAAGGGGTGGCCGACACCGTCGCCCTGCTCAAGCGCTTCGAGGAAGTCAGCAACGCCTTCGCCGAGCCGGACGCCGACTTCGACAAACTTCTGGCGGAACAGGCGGAACTGCAGACCAAGATCGACGCTCTGGATGCCTGGAATCTGGAACGCAAGCTGGAGGTGGCCGCCAACGCTCTGCGCCTACCCGACTGGGACGCCAAAATCGCCCCCTTGTCAGGCGGCGAGAAACGTCGCGTGGCCCTGTGCCGGCTGCTGCTGTCCAATCCCGACATGCTTCTGCTCGACGAGCCCACCAACCATCTGGACGCCGAGTCGGTGGCCTGGCTGGAACGCTTCCTGGCGGAATTTCCCGGCACCGTGGTGGCGGTCACGCACGACCGCTACTTCCTCGACAACGTCGCCGGGTGGATCCTGGAGCTGGACCGCGGCCACGGCATTCCCTGGGAGGGCAACTATTCCTCCTGGCTGGAACAGAAGGAAAAGCGCCTGGAAATGGAGGAGAAGCGCGAGAACGCCCGTATCAAGGCCATGAAGCAGGAGCTGGAATGGGTGCGCAGCAATCCCAAGGGCCGCCACGCCAAGTCCAAGGCCCGTCTTGCCCGTTTCGAGGAACTGGCCTCCCAGGAATTCCAGAAACGCAACGAGACCCAGGAAATCTACATTCCGCCGGGGCCGCGTCTCGGCGATCTGGTGGTGGAGGCCGAGGGCTTGCGGAAGGCCTATGGCGACCGCCTGCTGTTCGACGGGCTCAGTTTCAACCTGCCGCCAGGGGGCATCGTCGGAGTCATCGGCCCCAACGGCGCCGGCAAGACCACCCTGTTTCGCCTGATCGTCGGCCAGGAACAGCCTGACGAAGGCACGCTGCGCATCGGCGAGACGGTGCAGCTGGCCTACGTGGACCAGAGCCGCGATGCCCTCGACCCGGAAAAGACCGTGTGGGAGGAGATTTCCGACGGCCTGGACCTCATCGAGGTGGGCAACTACAAGACTCCCTCGCGCGCCTATGTGGGCCGTTTCAACTTCAAAGGCAGCGACCAGCAGAAGCGGATCAAGGAACTCTCCGGCGGCGAACGCAACCGCGTCCATCTGGCCAAACTACTCAAAAGCGGCGGCAACCTGCTGCTGCTGGACGAACCGACCAACGACCTGGACGTGGAAACCCTGCGCGCCCTGGAGGAAGCCCTGCTGGCCTTTCCCGGCTGCGCCATGGTGATCTCCCACGACCGCTGGTTCCTCGACCGCATCGCCACCCACATCCTCGCCTTCGAGGGCGACAGCCAGGTGGTGTGGTTCGAGGGCAACTACGCCGACTACGAAGCCGACCGCAAACGCCGTCTCGGTGACGACGCCGACCGGCCCCATCGGATCAAGTACAAGCGCCTGGTGGCGTGA
- a CDS encoding YqaA family protein: MFESLYSKVLRYARHPHAPRYLAALSFAESAFFPVPPDVMLIPMALANPKAAWRLALLTTLASVLGGVLGYGIGYFAIAAVEPWLQQWGYWEAYQIARDWFGRWGFWAVLVAGFSPIPYKVFTIAAGGLAMNPLGFVFASFLGRGGRFFLVAGLIAWGGERLEQAIYRHVRVIGWASVALVAVGIALYLLLR; encoded by the coding sequence ATGTTCGAGTCACTTTATTCAAAGGTATTGCGCTACGCCCGCCATCCTCATGCTCCCCGCTATCTGGCGGCGCTGAGTTTCGCCGAGTCGGCCTTCTTCCCCGTTCCGCCGGACGTGATGCTGATCCCTATGGCTCTGGCCAACCCTAAGGCCGCCTGGCGCCTGGCGCTGCTGACCACGCTGGCCTCGGTGCTGGGAGGGGTGCTGGGGTACGGCATCGGCTATTTCGCTATCGCCGCTGTCGAGCCGTGGCTGCAGCAGTGGGGCTATTGGGAGGCGTACCAGATCGCCCGGGATTGGTTCGGCCGCTGGGGATTCTGGGCGGTGCTGGTGGCCGGTTTCTCGCCTATTCCTTACAAGGTGTTCACCATCGCCGCCGGGGGCCTGGCGATGAATCCGCTCGGTTTCGTGTTCGCTTCCTTTCTGGGGCGCGGCGGACGTTTCTTTCTGGTCGCGGGGTTGATCGCCTGGGGCGGCGAGCGCCTGGAGCAGGCCATCTACCGCCACGTGCGAGTGATCGGCTGGGCTTCGGTGGCGTTGGTGGCCGTCGGTATCGCCCTGTATCTGCTGCTGCGTTGA
- a CDS encoding protein-L-isoaspartate(D-aspartate) O-methyltransferase: MSVCRDGIGMTSRRTRERMVARLRQQGIRSLEVLEAMRAVPRHLFVEEALASRAYEDTALPIGFGQTISQPYTVARMSELAVAGRRPRKVLEVGTGSGYQTAVLAHLADVVYTVERIEALQKRARFLLYDLKIYNVKYEHSDGGWGWDKHAPYNAIVVTAAAREIPEALLRQLAQGGVMIIPIEQAERQVLTRVVHTPSGFELEEIEAVKFVPLLSGLG; this comes from the coding sequence ATGAGCGTTTGCAGAGACGGCATCGGCATGACTTCGCGCCGCACCCGCGAGCGCATGGTGGCACGCCTGCGCCAGCAGGGCATCCGTAGCCTGGAAGTGCTGGAGGCGATGCGGGCGGTGCCGCGCCATCTGTTCGTGGAGGAAGCGCTGGCGAGCCGGGCCTATGAGGACACCGCTCTGCCCATCGGTTTCGGTCAGACTATCTCCCAGCCTTATACGGTGGCGCGGATGTCGGAACTGGCGGTCGCCGGCCGGCGACCGCGCAAGGTGCTGGAGGTGGGGACCGGTTCCGGTTATCAGACCGCGGTCCTGGCGCATTTGGCGGACGTGGTCTACACCGTCGAGCGCATCGAAGCACTGCAGAAGCGGGCCCGTTTTCTGCTTTACGATCTCAAGATCTACAACGTCAAGTACGAACACAGCGACGGTGGCTGGGGCTGGGACAAGCACGCCCCCTACAACGCCATCGTCGTCACCGCTGCGGCCCGGGAGATTCCCGAGGCCCTGCTGCGTCAGCTGGCCCAGGGTGGGGTGATGATCATTCCCATCGAGCAGGCCGAAAGGCAGGTACTGACCCGGGTAGTGCACACGCCGTCGGGTTTCGAGCTGGAAGAAATCGAGGCGGTGAAGTTCGTTCCCCTGCTGAGCGGACTGGGCTGA
- the surE gene encoding 5'/3'-nucleotidase SurE: MHILISNDDGYTAEGLVRLARALSAHARVTVVAPDRNRSGASNSLTLDRPLRVARMDNGFYRVDGTPTDCVHLAITGLLDDEPDMVFAGINHGANLGDDVLYSGTVAAATEGRFLGLPAIAVSLTGEEPGHFDTAVAVSLRLFEQVRRHPLPADTILNVNVPDLPLAQIKGFRATRLGQRHKAEPVIQDTDPRGRPIYWVGPAGPEQDAGPGTDFHAIRQGCVSVTPLQIDLTRYDAIDTLAAWLPEEDK, from the coding sequence ATGCACATTCTCATCAGCAACGACGACGGCTACACCGCCGAGGGACTGGTTCGCCTGGCTCGGGCGTTGAGCGCCCATGCCCGGGTCACCGTGGTGGCCCCGGACCGCAACCGCAGCGGTGCCAGCAATTCCCTGACCCTGGACCGGCCGCTGCGGGTCGCCCGGATGGACAACGGCTTCTACCGGGTGGACGGCACTCCTACCGACTGCGTCCACCTGGCCATCACCGGCCTGTTGGACGACGAGCCGGACATGGTGTTCGCAGGCATCAACCACGGCGCCAATCTGGGTGACGACGTGCTCTATTCCGGCACCGTCGCCGCCGCCACCGAGGGGCGTTTTCTCGGCCTGCCGGCGATCGCCGTGTCCCTGACCGGGGAGGAACCCGGACACTTCGACACCGCCGTGGCGGTGTCGCTGCGCCTGTTCGAGCAGGTGCGCCGTCATCCGCTGCCGGCGGACACCATTCTCAACGTCAACGTCCCCGATCTGCCTTTGGCGCAGATCAAGGGTTTTCGGGCCACCCGGCTGGGCCAGCGCCACAAGGCCGAGCCGGTGATTCAGGATACCGATCCCCGCGGCCGTCCCATCTACTGGGTGGGGCCAGCCGGCCCGGAACAGGATGCCGGCCCTGGAACCGACTTTCACGCCATCCGCCAGGGATGTGTGTCGGTGACGCCGCTACAGATCGATCTGACCCGTTACGACGCCATCGACACCCTCGCCGCTTGGCTGCCGGAGGAAGACAAATGA
- a CDS encoding NAD(P)/FAD-dependent oxidoreductase, producing MRDEILIVGQGLAGSLLAWHLLRQGMAVRIVDASGDNASRTAAGLVTPMTGRRWVKTPAFETYLAEAHCCYQALERQFGRRFWVERPRLRLYLNPAEREQARRRRQDPAYAPFLGEEIETVGNGLKAPHGGIWLHRTAHLETETLLDCLQRWLRQQGILHQQHFDPRMLESGTQVVFCEGWRVIHNPWFDWLPWQPSRGQILTVTATPPLPAFPCQRGIWLQPREEGRWRIGASYRWQPLTETVRADETAALLGRLQDCFETPPEVEVLKVRAGIRPNTLDHHPIVGRHPRHPRVALCNGLGSKGSLLAPRVTRLLAEHLCHDAPLPPEIDLRRYHARLPH from the coding sequence ATGCGCGACGAAATCCTCATCGTCGGCCAGGGACTGGCCGGCAGCCTGCTGGCCTGGCATCTTTTGCGGCAGGGGATGGCGGTGCGCATCGTCGATGCCAGCGGCGACAACGCCTCCCGCACCGCCGCCGGGCTGGTGACGCCGATGACGGGCAGGCGCTGGGTGAAAACCCCAGCCTTCGAAACCTATCTGGCCGAAGCCCACTGCTGTTACCAGGCGCTGGAACGACAGTTCGGCCGACGCTTCTGGGTCGAACGCCCCCGCCTGCGCCTGTACCTGAACCCGGCCGAACGAGAACAGGCCCGCCGCCGGCGGCAGGATCCCGCCTACGCACCCTTTCTCGGCGAGGAAATCGAAACCGTCGGCAACGGTCTCAAGGCCCCCCATGGCGGCATCTGGCTGCACCGGACCGCCCATCTGGAAACCGAAACGCTGCTCGACTGCCTGCAACGCTGGCTCCGGCAACAGGGCATCCTCCACCAACAGCACTTCGATCCCCGCATGCTCGAATCCGGCACTCAGGTCGTCTTCTGCGAAGGCTGGCGGGTGATTCACAACCCGTGGTTCGACTGGCTGCCATGGCAACCGAGCCGGGGGCAGATTCTCACCGTGACGGCCACCCCGCCGCTGCCCGCCTTCCCCTGCCAGCGCGGCATCTGGCTCCAGCCCCGGGAGGAAGGCCGGTGGCGCATCGGGGCCAGCTACCGCTGGCAGCCGCTGACGGAAACGGTACGGGCGGATGAAACCGCCGCGCTGCTCGGACGCCTGCAGGACTGTTTCGAGACGCCCCCGGAAGTCGAGGTGCTGAAGGTCCGCGCCGGCATCCGCCCCAACACCCTCGACCACCACCCCATCGTCGGCCGCCACCCCCGGCATCCCCGGGTGGCGCTCTGCAACGGCCTGGGCTCCAAGGGCAGCCTGCTGGCGCCGCGTGTCACCCGCCTTTTGGCCGAGCATCTGTGCCATGACGCCCCTTTGCCGCCCGAAATCGATCTGCGCCGCTACCATGCACGTCTGCCTCACTGA
- a CDS encoding class I SAM-dependent methyltransferase has product MHVCLTDLAQHAIAARLHPGDTAIDATAGNGHDTLFLARRVGENGRVLAFDVQPRALRQARERLRQAGLTARVTWHCLGHEHMDQTVPEDWRPRLRAVMFNLGYLPRGDKRLITTAATTTAALEKALALLAPGGRISLIAYTGHPGGRQECEAVRDWLYRQPADLLSWRTVIPQGRRRPPWLFLIDKR; this is encoded by the coding sequence ATGCACGTCTGCCTCACTGATCTGGCCCAGCACGCCATCGCCGCCCGCCTGCACCCCGGGGATACCGCCATCGACGCCACCGCCGGCAACGGTCACGACACCCTGTTTCTGGCCCGTCGGGTGGGCGAAAACGGCCGGGTGCTGGCCTTCGACGTTCAACCCCGGGCCCTCCGGCAGGCCCGGGAGCGACTCCGGCAGGCCGGGCTGACAGCCAGGGTGACTTGGCACTGCCTGGGACACGAGCACATGGATCAGACGGTACCGGAAGATTGGCGCCCGCGTCTGCGGGCGGTGATGTTCAACTTGGGCTACTTGCCCCGTGGCGACAAGCGTCTGATCACGACGGCCGCCACCACGACCGCGGCGTTGGAAAAGGCGCTGGCGCTGCTCGCCCCCGGCGGCCGCATCAGCCTCATCGCCTACACCGGCCATCCCGGCGGCCGCCAGGAATGCGAGGCGGTCCGGGACTGGCTCTATCGCCAGCCGGCCGATCTGTTATCCTGGCGCACCGTGATTCCGCAAGGGCGCCGCAGACCGCCATGGCTGTTTCTCATCGACAAACGCTGA
- a CDS encoding L,D-transpeptidase family protein, which yields MAVSHRQTLTFLLVLLTGCQSFPPSLPNAGQEAPIDRIHHHPDGDAIGRLATLRLRSGDTLADVARHFDIGLQAIQDANPGIDPWAPETGRDILLPRAFLLPDAPRKGIVVNLAAMRLFHFSEGEPQTVESYPVGIGRAGWESPTGRTRIVEKIVHPRWVVPESIRREHAREGDPLPKIVPPGPTNPLGDYALRLGWRSYLIHGTNKPYGVGLRISHGCIRLYPEDIARLFPGVGEGTPVTIVDQPYLLGWRGKELLLEIHRPLSQNPRTLNALWRDLERRLRQAQTQSGRPIDWRRVDRAVAEARGIPLPVLVDAPRWAEYLASLPRVSHPTRWRYAYQPPPLRPGWYLVLEPLPPPETRIVTAILRHQGPPYPARILEGRVVVGPYPEKSHARRAQRRLAQELELESQLVPPSALEASRR from the coding sequence ATGGCTGTTTCTCATCGACAAACGCTGACGTTCCTGCTGGTCCTGCTGACAGGCTGCCAGTCGTTTCCGCCGTCGCTTCCGAACGCCGGCCAGGAAGCCCCGATCGACCGCATCCACCACCATCCCGACGGGGATGCGATCGGCCGGCTGGCCACCCTGCGCCTTCGCTCCGGCGATACCCTGGCCGACGTCGCCCGCCACTTCGACATCGGCCTGCAGGCAATTCAGGATGCCAATCCCGGCATCGATCCCTGGGCCCCGGAAACAGGCCGCGACATCCTGCTGCCGCGGGCCTTCCTCCTGCCTGACGCCCCCCGCAAGGGCATCGTGGTCAACCTCGCCGCCATGCGGCTGTTTCATTTTTCCGAGGGCGAGCCGCAGACGGTGGAAAGCTATCCGGTGGGCATCGGCCGGGCCGGCTGGGAAAGCCCCACGGGGCGCACCCGGATCGTGGAAAAGATCGTCCATCCCCGCTGGGTCGTGCCCGAATCCATCCGCCGCGAACACGCCCGCGAGGGCGATCCGTTGCCGAAAATCGTACCGCCCGGCCCGACGAACCCGCTGGGGGACTACGCCCTGCGTCTGGGGTGGCGCAGTTATCTGATCCACGGAACCAACAAGCCTTACGGAGTCGGCCTGCGCATCAGTCACGGCTGCATCCGTCTCTATCCGGAGGACATCGCCCGCCTGTTTCCCGGTGTCGGCGAAGGGACGCCGGTGACCATCGTGGATCAACCCTATCTGCTAGGCTGGCGCGGAAAGGAACTGCTGCTGGAGATCCACCGTCCCCTCTCCCAGAATCCCCGCACCCTGAACGCCCTGTGGCGGGATCTGGAGCGGCGGCTACGCCAGGCGCAAACACAGAGCGGGCGGCCCATCGACTGGCGACGGGTGGACCGCGCCGTGGCCGAGGCTCGCGGTATTCCGCTGCCGGTCCTGGTCGACGCCCCCCGCTGGGCCGAGTATCTCGCCTCCCTGCCCCGGGTTTCCCACCCCACCCGGTGGCGCTACGCCTACCAGCCACCGCCGCTCCGGCCCGGCTGGTATCTGGTTCTCGAACCGCTCCCGCCTCCGGAAACCCGCATCGTCACCGCGATCCTGCGCCATCAGGGACCGCCCTACCCGGCACGCATCCTCGAGGGACGGGTGGTCGTCGGACCCTACCCGGAAAAATCCCACGCCCGCCGCGCCCAGCGGCGCCTGGCCCAGGAGCTGGAACTGGAAAGCCAGCTGGTGCCACCGTCGGCACTGGAAGCCAGCCGACGATGA
- a CDS encoding exosortase system-associated protein, TIGR04073 family produces MNEKRWRVLAGVILICLAAQTQAGDSYGEKVGRKLGIGLANIVTSWVEIPKCIINDYNRTNFFFGITGGTAQGLANTADRVLTGVLDVITFPLPTKPIPQPPLVWQNFDSDTHYGEAFRLDLD; encoded by the coding sequence ATGAACGAGAAACGGTGGCGCGTCCTGGCGGGCGTGATTCTGATCTGTCTGGCAGCTCAAACCCAAGCCGGAGACAGTTACGGTGAGAAGGTGGGGCGCAAACTGGGGATCGGCCTGGCCAATATCGTCACCTCCTGGGTGGAGATCCCCAAATGCATCATCAATGATTACAACCGCACCAACTTTTTCTTCGGAATCACCGGCGGGACGGCGCAGGGTCTGGCCAATACCGCCGACCGTGTGCTTACCGGGGTGCTGGACGTCATCACCTTCCCGCTGCCCACCAAGCCGATCCCTCAGCCGCCGTTGGTGTGGCAGAACTTCGACAGCGACACGCACTACGGCGAGGCCTTCCGTCTGGATCTGGACTGA
- a CDS encoding superoxide dismutase encodes MKHELPPLPYPMDALEPYISKETLEYHYGKHHKAYVDNLNNLIQGTEFENMSLEEIILKASGPIFNNAAQVWNHTFYWNSLAPNAGGAPNGAIADAIDRDFGSFDAFKEAFSKAAVTLFGSGWAWLVLSGDKLEIVQTQNAGNPMTDNKKPILTCDVWEHAYYIDYRNARPKYVENFWNLVNWSFANQNLAG; translated from the coding sequence ATGAAACACGAACTACCCCCGTTGCCGTACCCGATGGACGCCCTGGAGCCGTACATCTCCAAGGAGACTCTGGAATATCACTATGGCAAGCACCACAAGGCCTATGTGGACAACCTCAACAACCTGATCCAGGGCACCGAGTTCGAGAACATGAGTCTGGAGGAGATCATCCTTAAGGCGTCCGGGCCGATCTTCAACAACGCCGCCCAGGTCTGGAATCACACCTTCTATTGGAACAGCCTGGCGCCCAATGCCGGCGGGGCGCCAAATGGGGCGATCGCCGACGCCATCGATCGCGATTTCGGTTCCTTCGACGCCTTCAAGGAAGCCTTCTCCAAGGCGGCGGTGACCCTGTTCGGTTCCGGCTGGGCCTGGCTGGTACTGAGCGGCGACAAGCTGGAAATCGTCCAGACCCAGAATGCCGGCAATCCCATGACCGACAACAAAAAGCCGATCCTGACCTGCGACGTCTGGGAACATGCCTACTACATCGACTATCGCAACGCCCGTCCCAAATACGTCGAAAACTTCTGGAACCTGGTGAACTGGTCGTTCGCCAACCAGAACCTGGCCGGCTGA
- a CDS encoding YdcH family protein encodes MLGEHHDLLHEFPEFRDQIHALKVSNGHFARLFDEYHQLDRQIRRIEQQVEIVPDEEAETLKKRRLQLKDELYRMLRQAAA; translated from the coding sequence ATGCTTGGCGAACACCACGATCTGCTCCACGAGTTTCCGGAATTTCGCGACCAGATTCACGCGCTGAAGGTCTCGAACGGCCATTTCGCCCGTCTGTTCGACGAATACCACCAGCTCGATCGTCAGATCCGCCGTATCGAACAACAGGTGGAGATCGTACCGGACGAAGAGGCCGAGACCCTGAAGAAACGCCGCCTGCAGCTGAAGGACGAACTCTATCGCATGCTGCGTCAGGCGGCCGCCTGA
- a CDS encoding cytochrome C oxidase subunit II: MHIDPLEKKWLYIALGMVALFLGSIFISLAVGIKPPSNVETIDSARLHLSKEFAEDNLGVHIQPDGRITVIMVAGRYGFFPRHITIPADTPITFRWASVDVLHGVHMPMTNMSTMVVPGYVAEVTTTFPKPGDYPMLCNEYCGLGHDYMWSKVTVVARQTWEKQHSKGGES, from the coding sequence ATGCATATCGATCCGTTGGAGAAAAAATGGCTCTATATCGCCCTGGGGATGGTCGCCCTGTTTTTGGGCTCGATCTTCATCTCCCTCGCTGTAGGTATCAAACCGCCCAGCAACGTCGAAACCATCGATTCGGCCAGACTGCACCTGAGTAAAGAATTCGCCGAGGACAACCTGGGCGTCCACATCCAGCCGGACGGTCGCATCACAGTCATCATGGTGGCGGGCCGCTACGGCTTCTTCCCCCGCCACATCACCATTCCGGCCGACACGCCCATCACCTTCCGCTGGGCCAGCGTCGACGTGCTCCACGGGGTTCACATGCCCATGACCAACATGAGCACCATGGTGGTGCCCGGCTATGTGGCCGAGGTGACCACCACTTTCCCCAAACCCGGAGACTATCCGATGCTCTGCAACGAATACTGCGGCCTGGGGCACGACTACATGTGGAGCAAGGTCACCGTGGTGGCCAGGCAGACCTGGGAAAAGCAGCACTCCAAGGGAGGTGAATCATGA